TTGATCTGAAGTCCTGGAGAGCTTCTGACACTTGAAATGCCTAGTCCTACTTTAAAGTCAGACATTCTGGTTGTTGTATTTCAGGAGGCACGAGAGAGAAGTTCTCTTGTTTAATTGGTTCAACTGAGTTCTAGTCGACAGAATCTTATATTCAGCCGCAAGTTTTTTCAAGTTAAAATGATATTGCAAGGAGGACACTTGAATAATAATCCGTCCTGATGTTTCTCAGAAGGGCAATATTTACAGAATGTACATGTACAGAATCATGGATTTTCAACAACTTTTCAACTTTTGAGGAATATAAGGTTGGTGTATTCAGCATGTCTTATCATTTAAACCTCTTCTAACCAAGAAAACTACGCTTGATGCTTCAACAGTCTATGGATATATTGGTTCTTCTTGTTGTTTCATGTAAGGAACATGAGAGGAACTTAATAATTTTATCTATAGTGTGGTGTGTGTGTAATTTGTTTTGATCTGCACAACATTTCCTTGAAAAGGTATTAGCACATGGAATTTGTGCTTTTCTAGTAGGGACATTCACTTTCTAAAGGATTACTATAGACCATCCCTTTCTAAGGAGGCCAAAAAGTTATACTGAGCTATTATCAACTTCCACGAAGATCTGCAACTCAGTATGCACATTAGATCAACCGCCTCTCTTAGTTTATGTATTATTTGTTCCATTAATAGTATCGTCAAATCCATAACAATGCAGCAAGGACAACTATGCGCAGGTTGGAAAGTTTAATCCGCCTGGCTCGAGGTAAGGATAATTACTATTTTACATTGCACAAAAAGAGGCTTATGACACTCAAAGTTGAATGTTACTAGAATATACTCTTTTGTGCCCTTAGAAACGTTTTAGTGCCAATTTTAGCACATTTTATAAATGAGGTTATGCATCTGGATGCTATCAGAGCCATTTTGTGCACCGAAATGTTTTAATACCGTCACTCTGTGACTACATCAGCCATCCTGAACAGCATTAAAAATGCCCTTCACTTCAACTTTAGTGAAATCCCGGTCAGGAATGTATCCTGGTCAGTTCCTAGTCTAACTTTCAATTATCCATGCACAAactgaaattttattaaaataattttaatgtgTGTTGGCTTGCTCATATGGATGTGCAAGTGTCCATGTTTTCTATCATCCCATAAGAGGTTTAATTATATGGACACGGACTATAAGCAGAATAGAACACTTAAAAAGTTAAGTACAGTTCACTATTCCAGTTTAAATGGATGGAAAGTGGTGAAGATCAGAAGACTCAAGAGGTAGAATCTGTGCAGCCCGTTCTACGTACACATTCTCTGTATCCGCCGGTAAAATGTCACTAATTTATTTGGAATTGTCTTCTTCATTAACTTGTCTAAGGGTCCATGCGAAACCTTTTGAGCCAAGCTTCTGAGAGTCTCTTAAATAGAATTATAGGATTCCTGATGTCTAGTTATCAGTGGGAACAAACCTATTAGGAAAATAATGGCTTTTATTGATTTGTGACCTGACATAACTCCTTTGACAAAACAAAGAGCTAGCAGTAGTGTAAGATCTTTTATGCATTTGGTAAGTCTTCCATCTAAGGTTGGCAACATTGTGAATCAGTTGGGCATGAAATTTGAAGACAATGTTACTTGTCTGGCAGCTGCATGTGGAGATTAAGAAGTTTCCTTTTTGCTATgtacctatttttttttttttttttggaacagaTTCAAGATGGTTTGAATGTACCCCAAGTTTCACTAGAAAAATTTCCTTAGAACAAGAGCAACTTTTCATGCTCGTCTTTGTTTTATCTAGTCAAAGATTGGTTCTATTTGGAACttgtttgctttgttttgtcCAAACTCTCTCCTTTGGGATTATCGATGGTACTACAGTGAATTGTTTCTTGTCCCGCAAGGTATGGAAACAATTAAGGTAGCGAGACAATGGCAGTTTCAAATTGCGAGGCCCTCAACGATGCCATGAGTTACCCAATGGATTGCCCAGAACGAGGAGCAGGAGAAGAGTGACTTTCCATTCATTGGAGAGGGAATTCTTCCATGATCTGAGTTCAACAGTGCTTAGAAAGCTTTCGTATAGTAGTTAGGGTGACGTGCATAGTACGGTAAGCTTGTGAGGATAGGGCTGTGCGTTGGTCcatcctctttttcctttagtCTATGTTTCTATAGCGTGCTCCGTTTCTTGTAAATGTGGGAGTCTGCCTTCTATTTTGAGAACACGAGAGGCTATTTCTTGCTTAGAATTTACATGCGCAGGCGTTATCCATCCATTCCCACGAGAATGGTTTTGATTATTTTCTCAGCTCTGTCGAGGGGTTACTTCTTCAGGGAAAATCCTCAAATTATACCTTAAATTAGGCAAATATATCGATGAAACTGAATAATGTTAAGGCACCTAGATcgtattaaaaattagaaagaagaaatgggtCTGTTAGGCCCTCGCTATGTCGAGGGATTTCCCAATGTGATGGGCCTTATCGTGAGCTCCAAAGGACCAATATTTCGGCTTTAAGCACCGACAATGAAGGCTCCTAGTTTCCTGACGGCCGAAGCCCATTGAGCCAACTGCTAGATTGAGAGAACCGGTAGATTGCTGATGAAACTTTTTATTAATCAGCAGCTCGTTAGATTAAGCAGTTATGTAAGCCCAAGCTTTAATCGAACGAATTATTATAAGACATACTTAGTCGAGTATGCTCCAAAAAAAGGGTCAAATACCGACAATCCAACAATAAGTTCGACAAGAAAGCATCAGTTCAGGCTGCTAATCTAAAATTTAGCGTCAACCTCCTGATCAGACGCTTAATTAAAATCTCAAGAACTTAGGTCATAAAAGTAACGACACCGTAGCTTGCGACGAGGCTAGAGGTAGCAGTTCGAGGTGTTATACAGACAACCCTCACAATCATCAATCAAAAGCATCTGCGCCAACCTAATCACGCCATCTCCAACAAGTACTACCTATGATTCTTCTACACGGAAACATCCAACTCATATGTAATAGCTTTTCCAGCCAACCAATTATCACCCTCAACTAAGAAATTTTCCGAGGACAAAACAATGAGCGTGCAACTTAAATTAGACAAGCATTCCGTCTAGATACAAGACCATGCAGACGGCCTCAACCATCCGACACCAACACGCCTGACTCCCCAAATTCAGCAAAGCATATTAGGCAATCCCCCTGCTCTGCACTGCTTGGCAACATGTGATTTACATTTCCCCTTGTTCTCTGTCTGGGAAAGAGTACCAGAGAAACTACTAATAATGGAATTTACAGCTCTCCTTGTTATCTGTCGTTTATGATATGAAAAAAACATTGCTAGCTATCAAATAATGTGACCAATGAGAATGAAAGGAAGTTGAGATTGAAGCACTCGCCTCGCACTACAGCAACTGCACCAGCTCCATAAGATGCCTTTCTTAAACATATGCATCTGTTAATACAACCCAGAAGACTTAACGTGAAGAGAATCATCATACGCAAATGCGGTGCTAAAGTGATAAATTCACATGAAGCAGAACAGACAGGTTAATTGGAATATTCACATGGAGGTGATACTGCATGGCTGTTATTCTGGAAAGGCTGATCTAGCGAAATTCATCTGTCATCGTTGAACAATACACAGAGGACAATAAAAGATCTATTCAAAGAATTTTGCAGCAGAAATGACATTTGCTAACATATAAACCTATTGAAGCAAGCATTGCCAAAAGAATTAAAGACTTAAGACCCCCTGATAAATGCAGATTTGAGAAAAGAAGCACGCCATCCAACCAGTGCTCTCAAAGATGAAACTGCTCCATCAATTGCAGGCCAATTGACTAACCTTCATCACAGCAATAAAAAAGATATAGTAAACAacgccaaaaaaaagaaactaacgGTATAACAAGAACGCATcccaaataaaaaatctttCCACTCTTTCGGAGGCATCAAATTGAAGCATCCCTGCACTCCCAATGCCACCATCCAGTGGATCTTCTACAAGCATAAGTACAAAAGAGCCCCATTCAAAAGATAAATACAAGACGAGGGATGTTACAACTCAACtagaaagagagggaaaggcattttcaattgaatcactCAGTACTTCAACCCTTCCTTCTAAAGTTGCATGGTTCCAAAGGAAGAAGTCAACTCAAAAATAGAAGATACTCTCCATCAATTGAtaccaagaaggaaaaaaaggtacGCTATCATCATTCAAATCAAAGCCTCATAACTTATTTGTCTTACAATTAACAAGGACTTTCAGGGCTTCTGCTCATCCCTAAGAAATCTACACGGCCATCTCAACTTCTGTTAGATAAATTGACCAATACTGAGCGAAGAAACTCGATGCAATCCACCTTCTCACAACAACAGAAGCATGTGTTATACAAAAGGAATCGAAAACTTTTGTCGGATCATTGCATATTCAATACCTCAAGGGATTTGATCCTCATAGGCACGACTACCCAGTATCGCTTGCATCTCTTCGTTTGTTAGTAAACTCTTGAGTACTGGATGTAATGTCAAGAAATCATGATGTGAACATCATTTATCAACTTAATTTGACTATTTACATTcacatatttacaaaaatggaaCCTGTTGTGGTTCAACCAAAAGAGAAGACAAGAAAAAGTCAGGAACCAGTTTGCACACCTTGCAAACTCAAGGGAGGTGCGAAGATGTTAATAGTAGTAAATTGTTTGACCGGAGCAGTTTCCCACTGTTACTATCATCAATGATTCTTCTAGGTTCCTGCCAAGGACAGAAAATGCAATTATGCACCCCTGCAGTTACTCTTCCTCCAGCAAGACAATCTTCCAGATGCCTAGAAATCAAAGCAGGAGGTTTAGAAAGACATCCATctcaaacaaatcaaattgtTCCAGGGAGAACTGCAGGTTAAATTCTTTGTCCAAAAATCCAATCTGGCTGCAGGCAATCATCTGACAACAGTATGCAGAGGGGGAAATGTTGGCATGAAATCCTTAGAAGTAGGCAGTGGAACTTCACGAAACCAATCATGTTCAAGGGCTTCATCTGCTGTTATTCTCTGCACGTGGAAAAGACATTGATAAATACGGACAACAAGGACGTATTTGTAAAGCACAAGCTTCGTGAGAGTTACCATCTCTGGGTCATATGTCAGAAGCCTGTTCAGCAAGTCAAACCCCAATTCAGAAAGAACAGTAGTTCCAGTAAAAGATGCAGCAGGAAACTTCTTTCGCAACAAATTATACCTGAAGATAAAAAATCATACTCAAACAATGAGAAAACATAATGTCTTGAAAAAAGCTGCACCCAGCACTAAGATAGAATACCGTCACTACAGAACACTTACGGTTGTTTAACAAAGTTCGCTTTTGAACCAGGCAATTCAGAGAATCCATGCCATATTTTCTCACTGGGTGTGCCAAGAGTCCTGAAAATCTGCACAGCACagttttcaaataagaaaatcacTGAATAAAGAGTATGAAAAAACAAGACAAAGGACCTATTATGTCAAAGTTCCTACCTTGTCAAGCTGATTGACTTCACTATTTCCCCTGAAAAGCGGTTCATTGGCCAACATTTCAGCCATAATACACCCTATTGACCACATATCAATTGCTGTCGAGTACTGTTTTGCTCCCAATAAAAGTTCAGGTGCTCTGCACATCAGATTATACTGTCAAGGCTCAACCACAATTATATACTGCAAAGTTCGGAAATACCAATGTGCACtgcatgaaaaaggaaaagaaaaggcaaccACACTGTACATAAAAGGAAACATAACATGACTGAGCCATCTTTATGTGCCCAAGTAGAGTCCCAAGAATATAGAGCGTAAAATAAAAGAGTGCAGGATTCTCTGGGCTGGTACTTTGGAAAATACAATCTTTAAAGCAAATAGAAATTCCCAAAAAGAACACTAAATTAAGTGATGTGGAATAATAGATGCTCATGAATTCCAAAGCATTATTAACAGCTAATTGGTAACATACTTGGCTTCTCGTCATCCTCAAAGTAAGAATGGCCCAATTTCCCTTACATGACgcatgtttttattattataaaaagtATGCAGCTCACCTGTACCACAGGGTAACAACGAGAGGAGTATACGGCTTCAATGGGCTCCCATACTGCCTTGACAACCCAAAGTCGCATATTTTTAGCTCACCCTTGTTGTTAAATAGAAGATTCGATGTCTTCAAATCACGATGAAGTATCCAATTATCATGAAGATACTTGACGCCCTCCAATAGCTGAAGCATCAGGCATTTGACTTCACTTGTACTGAAAGGACGCTTCCTTGCTTCCATCAGCCCCTTGAGATCGTGTTCCATGTACTCCATGACCATAAATATACTATTATCATCATCCATAACGACTTCCTTAACACCTACAACAGAAGTGTGATTTAAGGACAGTAAAATGTTTATCTCCCTCAAAGACGTTAGGGGAAAACCACCATCAGAGTCCTGTTTGTTCATCTTCACCTTCTTCAAAGCCACTATTTCCCCCGTTTTCTTATCCCTTGCACGGTAGACAACACCATAAGTGCCTTCATTAATCTTGTTCAGTCTTTCATATTCAAAGACACTTCTGCAAGAATCAAGCATGTTTATACTTTGTCTTGCAGGCAATGAGGACACTTCAAACTCTTGATGTTCTCTATTGTTCTCATCATCCGTGTCATCATGGTTGTTGTCTGCATCGCTAAGATAAGTGCGATCCCCATCCATGACGACAGCTTGGTCACCATCTTCAGATTCCCCTACACTCGCTCCACCAGCCAGCCCAATCTCATCAGATCCAGAAGACCTGGTTCGATGACCCGAGCCTCCTGGAAGAAACTCCCCACTCTCTGGACTTGACCTCTTTGTGACCAATGCTCTATTCTCCAGTATGATTTCTTCATCATCGGATGCACAGATAAGACTCGGTGAATCACTATCAAATGCCCATCGTGACATAGAGATGGTCCTCTCATGAACAAATTCTCCATCCTCGACCATACTGTCATCTTGATCACCAGCCTCACTTTGCTCCTGATGCAATGCCTGGGCCTTGCATCCAGATGCACTGAGAGATATAGATTGATCAGCCATAGGAAAATCAGATCCATGTACCAGATCCAATGAGATAGAGGAGTTCAAAACACAGCCACCCGACTCATCATTCGATGACATTGTAGATGGAGCCATAGGAGGACTTAAAATAGTGGTGGCTGAAACCACTCGGTTCTTGGATGATATCCTGATTTCCCTGTCCTCCACATCCCATAACATCGGGGataatttcctcttcttctcaggGGGATGCTGCACACCATCTTGGTACAACTTGGCACCCCTCTGCACCTCAACAAGCTGATGCTCCTTATCTCGATTCTTGGACTCCATCTTGCGCCCATCACTCCGCTTATCCGCATGGCCACGATACTGGCTAAATTCGCCGCGACAAGTAGAGCGAATCTCGTCGCGACCATCCCTTCTGGAGGAAGAGTTACAATCCAATCTCCTAGAAACACGATATTTCCCTGTTGCCATATTGTTTGCAACCACAACTCCCTTTATCAAAAACCCACAGCTGACGTCTCAATACACAAAAAAACAACCCCCGCGATCCCCAAAACGACAGTAGGAACGAAGCAATCGAACGGATCACCCTTTCAAAACCCAATCGAATCAGAACCAGAAAAATCACGCAATCCTACGACAGGAAACCTAACCAACAGCCCGACCACGATCACTTTCCGGTCAACAGCAGATCGTCTAGGAACCTAGTCGCAACCCTAAagtaaatgagagagagaacacGAAATGAAAGTTGCAGATCGGACGTCAATCGGCGACGACAGACACCGGAGAACCCGACTCAGACGGATCGCGAACGGAACCGGGAAGGAAATCTGAAAACCCTAGACGCGACGAAACGAGAGGGGCTTTCGGACGTCGCTCCTTCGAAATCCGCAGGTACTGAAAGCCTTACCGGaggatgaagagagagagagagacgcgtGGGGAGGCGTCGCGACGATGGAGGAATCGGCAGATCGCGAGGAGGATGCTTCGAGAGGAGGACGAAACCCTAGCGAATCTTCGTCGACTCAGCGCGTTTGATGATTTGCTTTCCTTCGATGGACGGCACTGCTTTCTTATCGCTACGCGTCAAGTCAAGGCCGGCGGCTCCTACTTTGTCGTCTTTCGTTTTGGTCCCTAGATAATGTGATATTTATGTTTTTAGCCCCTCGGCCGACGTGAGGACATGGGCTTGGGCCCTCTTTTCGGTCGTCCCTGGGCTTCAGGGCCTTAACTGGCATGACGGGCCAGACTATGAATTGTGCTGTTCCTCGGATAGATGGGCCAAATGAACAAGATCGCAGCACGGTAGGCCCAGCACGGTAGGCCCAGTGTCACTTCCCCTTCGCGGATTGAGCTCCTTCAGTGGTGGTTTCActaggacaatttttttttttttagtttttggtttAAGCTAGAGGTGAATAGTTTTAGGTTTCATTCAGAATTCACTTGAAACCTAAAATCTACCCAATAAAATAGGtccattattttttaaacttgAAACCTACTAACTAAAAAGGTTTCTTATTTTATGGAACATGAATCTATTCGCATaccctaaaatttgaaatctatctTATCATAGATCTCGAGATCGAGTTTTAGGTTTTACCCGAGTTTcacttgtattattaattgaatgatctTAATGATCATCACTATTTATTGAttcaacttatatttagatatacagaaaatataaaatatcaataatataaAAGTCTCAATCATAAAATAGAAGCTTAGATTGGTAattctaaattatatattcGTCATTAGATAGTATagataccaaaaaataaaaaatacaaaaattagtttcaaATTTTAGGTTCAAAGTTCCACCtacataaaacttgaaaatccGTCCGTCAagtaaatttcccaatttttgaaacataaaatttatcatgtatacCTTGAAACTTAAAATTGGATAGGTTTCCATCGAtttaattcttcaattccaaattcTATTGCGTAACAATTCTCATCCCTATTAGGTTATTATAGGACAAATTAATCCTAATCGAACTAAATTCTGAAAGTTTGCAAAATCAAAACCATTGTATTCGAAGTTCGACCGTGGTCTTCTTGCTGTGGGGACTACGAACATAGGTCACTACCCAAAAGATGTGAATGTTTATATTATCTCGCGGAATCAAATCGGTGGGTGCGGAAACTAGGGCGATATCCTGGAACCGTGATGGACATCAAACGGCCTGATGCGTGCCACGTGTCAGATGTCCCATACTTCCACCATATCCAAACAAGGTGCACCTCCCAAGGCATGCACAAACTCCAAGGCATCAGCCCTTATCATCTCATCTCCCCACTTCCAATTACGCAATCCCAAGTAAATAACGAGGTCAATCTAATTTTATTTGCGCCTTGCCTGACTCGATTTAAGGTCCGTCTCTTTGTATGAAAGTGAAAAAAGGAACGTACCCAAAGCTACAATTGTCTGCTGTGGTGGTACGTGAAGACGTTAAGTTTTTAGGTTAATTTGAGCTCTGGGTGAACATGACCATATGAATGACAAGTGCGAAAAGTCATGGTTGCGGCCAAACCTCACCCTAAAAAattgccattgttttttttttatttttttcaggaTTCCCTATTCTTATGATTCTTACGGGCATCCAAACATTCAGAACCAACtaaaaatcaaaccactcaGACTCTAAGCAAGATACTGAAATGAATTTGCAAAGAGAgtaatttgtctttttttctttttcaagagctCCTCTGTAGGCATGTGAATGGAATTGGTAATTGAGTCAAAAATGAACATatgattttggtattttccgtggaaaaaggagagagagaaaactgaCATAAAGCCAATTAAACTCCAAAGATAGACCATAACGATAACGCAGGATGTGCCTATCCACTTGCCTCCCAGTTTTGTTGCTATATAATTCCACCACCCCCTATCACCTCCAGTAGTTCCTTACACCAACATTCAAAACTTGCCAAGTAGCACCATCGCTCCAGGAAAAAGATGATGGATCTCGGGTCGTTCACGTACCAAGCACCAGCAACCAACAAGGCCAACCCCGCGTCCGGCTACGACGTCCCCGAGGGAGTGGACATCAGAGGGCGTTACGATGCCCAGTTCGCCAGGATCCTCACCGGGACGCCTTGCAGTTCGTCGCCGATCTGCAGAGGGAGTTCAGGGGCCACATCAAGTACGCCATGGAGTGTCGCCGCAACGCCAAGCAGCGCTACAACGCCGGCGCGCTGCCTGGGTTCGACCCCGCTACGAGGTACGTGAGGGAAGGCGAGTGGACGTGCTCGCTGGTCCCACCAGCCGTGGCCGACCGGAGGGTGGAGATCACTGGCCCTGTCGAGcgcaagatgatcatcaacgcGCTCAACTCTGGCGCCAAAGTTTTCATGGTGAGCGAATTCTATATCTTTATGTCCATGAGAACAAACACTGAGTTCTGTTAGTGTCTAACTTGCCACGCACGTCTGACATGTCCAACTTATTTAGGAGAATCTTCATGAACTTACTGATGCTTTGAGTCTGAAGTCGATTATGATTATGATAATGACATATTTCGTTGGTATAAATAGGCAGATTTCGAAGATGCGCTATCCCCGAGCTGGGAGAACCTGATGAGAGGGCAAGTGAACCTGAAGGATGCGGTGGATGGGACCATAACCTTCCACGACAAGGCCCGAAACAGGGTCTACAAGCTCAATGACCAGATTGCCAAGCTCTTTGTCCGGCCCCGAGGTTGGCACTTGCCTGAGTCTCACATCCTCATTGACGGTGAGCCTGCAACCGGTTGCCTCTTCGACTTTGGCCTCTACTTCTTCCACAACTACGCTTCATTCAGGAAAATGCAGGGTGAGGGGTTCGGGCCCTTCTTCTATCTCCCTAAGATGGAGCATTCCAGGTACGCAACTAGGAATCTTTACCAGACAGATCATTCTTACATATCGACTATGTGATATATCCATCGGCTAGATGATATTTCCAGTCAGTGAGTTTGGAATGAGTTTGTTTGTGATCGCTTGGTGGACTATGAAACGTCCTGGTTTGTGTCCATTAGGATGCTATTAGCACTCAATAATCAATGCAGGGTCCATATCCTTCTCGTGTTAGTATATTTACTGTAGTTAAGAGATCAGCAACTGACAAAGGACGTCTAGATTTTATCGTAATGTAATAGGCCATAGTGCGCCGTGAACTTTTCCACGAATATTAGCTAAAGGGTTGTTGCGTTGGGATCGGCAGGGAAGCGAAGATATGGAACAGCGTCTTTGAGAGGGCAGAGAAAATGGCGGGCATCGAGAGAGGGAGCATAAGGGCAACGGTATTGATAGAGACACTACCTGCAGTGTTCCAGATGGATGAGATACTGTACGAGCTGAGGGATCACTCGGTCGGATTGAACTGCGGAAGATGGGACTACATCTTCAGCTATGTCAAGACCTTCCAGGCTCATCCCGATCGCCTACTGCCTGACAGGTTTCAGGTCGGGATGACCCAGCACTTCATGAGGTCTTACTCTGATCTCCTCATCCGGACTTGCCATCGGCGCGGTGTTCATGCCATGGGAGGCATGGTATGGAATTTTTTGAGTACTGAAGTAGGGTCGAGCCTTTTGTCATCGGTCTAACAATATCTGTTGTCCTAATTTTCTGACAGGCGGCTCAAATCCCGATCAGAGATGATCCGGTGGCCAATGAGGCGGCGCTGGAACTAGTAAGGAAAGACAAGCTCAGAGAAGTCAGGGCCGGGCATGACGGGACATGGGCTGCTCACCCGGGGTTAATCCCGGCTTGTATGGAAGTCTTCACGAATCACATGGGCAATGCGCCACACCAGATCCAATCAGTCAAGAGAGAGGACGCAGCCAACATAACCGAGGAAGACCTCCTCCAGAGGCCGAGAGGGGCCCGAACTTTGGAAGGCCTCCGGCTCAACACTCGGGTTGGGATCCAATACCTGGCAGCCTGGCTCACAGGGACAGGGTCGGTCCCACTCTACAATCTCATGGAGGATGCGGCAACTGCCGAGATCAGCCGAGTCCAGAACTGGCAGTGGCTGAAGTATGGTGTGGAGCTGGACGGTGATGGGGTTGGAGTGAGAGTGAGCTTGGATCTATTCGCGAGGGTGGTGGAGGAAGAGGTGGCCAGGATTGAGAGAGGTTGGGAAGGACAAGTTCAAGAAGGGGATGTACAAGGAGGCTGGCAAGATGTTCACGAGACAATGCACGGCGCCAGTGTTGGACGATTTCCTGACGCTCGATGCCTACAATCACATCGTCGTGCATCATCCTAGGGGGTCTTCCAAGCTCTGAAAGCCTGTTTGTCTCCTATGAATGGCTTAAGGGACGTATTGCTTTGCCTTTACCAATTTCCACTGCTGCTATGGATGAATAAATTGTGTTTCTATGACTATTACCAGTTGTTCTGTTTCTGCAAATTGAAGATGATTTTTCCATGAGATAGTAGAGTAATTGAACAATACGGACCAGCGGTTCGCTTGAAACTAAGCAATATTCTTCCTTAGCATACAAGGAATTTGCATCAATGGGTTTATACTCAGCCTAGTGGCTTAGAAA
The sequence above is drawn from the Eucalyptus grandis isolate ANBG69807.140 chromosome 11, ASM1654582v1, whole genome shotgun sequence genome and encodes:
- the LOC104426183 gene encoding cyclin-dependent kinase G-2 isoform X2 codes for the protein MESKNRDKEHQLVEVQRGAKLYQDGVQHPPEKKRKLSPMLWDVEDREIRISSKNRVVSATTILSPPMAPSTMSSNDESGGCVLNSSISLDLVHGSDFPMADQSISLSASGCKAQALHQEQSEAGDQDDSMVEDGEFVHERTISMSRWAFDSDSPSLICASDDEEIILENRALVTKRSSPESGEFLPGGSGHRTRSSGSDEIGLAGGASVGESEDGDQAVVMDGDRTYLSDADNNHDDTDDENNREHQEFEVSSLPARQSINMLDSCRSVFEYERLNKINEGTYGVVYRARDKKTGEIVALKKVKMNKQDSDGGFPLTSLREINILLSLNHTSVVGVKEVVMDDDNSIFMVMEYMEHDLKGLMEARKRPFSTSEVKCLMLQLLEGVKYLHDNWILHRDLKTSNLLFNNKGELKICDFGLSRQYGSPLKPYTPLVVTLWYRAPELLLGAKQYSTAIDMWSIGCIMAEMLANEPLFRGNSEVNQLDKIFRTLGTPSEKIWHGFSELPGSKANFVKQPYNLLRKKFPAASFTGTTVLSELGFDLLNRLLTYDPEMRITADEALEHDWFREVPLPTSKDFMPTFPPLHTVVR
- the LOC104426183 gene encoding cyclin-dependent kinase G-2 isoform X1, with translation MATGKYRVSRRLDCNSSSRRDGRDEIRSTCRGEFSQYRGHADKRSDGRKMESKNRDKEHQLVEVQRGAKLYQDGVQHPPEKKRKLSPMLWDVEDREIRISSKNRVVSATTILSPPMAPSTMSSNDESGGCVLNSSISLDLVHGSDFPMADQSISLSASGCKAQALHQEQSEAGDQDDSMVEDGEFVHERTISMSRWAFDSDSPSLICASDDEEIILENRALVTKRSSPESGEFLPGGSGHRTRSSGSDEIGLAGGASVGESEDGDQAVVMDGDRTYLSDADNNHDDTDDENNREHQEFEVSSLPARQSINMLDSCRSVFEYERLNKINEGTYGVVYRARDKKTGEIVALKKVKMNKQDSDGGFPLTSLREINILLSLNHTSVVGVKEVVMDDDNSIFMVMEYMEHDLKGLMEARKRPFSTSEVKCLMLQLLEGVKYLHDNWILHRDLKTSNLLFNNKGELKICDFGLSRQYGSPLKPYTPLVVTLWYRAPELLLGAKQYSTAIDMWSIGCIMAEMLANEPLFRGNSEVNQLDKIFRTLGTPSEKIWHGFSELPGSKANFVKQPYNLLRKKFPAASFTGTTVLSELGFDLLNRLLTYDPEMRITADEALEHDWFREVPLPTSKDFMPTFPPLHTVVR
- the LOC104426184 gene encoding LOW QUALITY PROTEIN: malate synthase, glyoxysomal (The sequence of the model RefSeq protein was modified relative to this genomic sequence to represent the inferred CDS: inserted 3 bases in 2 codons), which gives rise to MMDLGSFTYQAPATNKANPASGYDVPEGVDIRGRYDAQFARILXRDALQFVADLQREFRGHIKYAMECRRNAKQRYNAGALPGFDPATRYVREGEWTCSLVPPAVADRRVEITGPVERKMIINALNSGAKVFMADFEDALSPSWENLMRGQVNLKDAVDGTITFHDKARNRVYKLNDQIAKLFVRPRGWHLPESHILIDGEPATGCLFDFGLYFFHNYASFRKMQGEGFGPFFYLPKMEHSREAKIWNSVFERAEKMAGIERGSIRATVLIETLPAVFQMDEILYELRDHSVGLNCGRWDYIFSYVKTFQAHPDRLLPDRFQVGMTQHFMRSYSDLLIRTCHRRGVHAMGGMAAQIPIRDDPVANEAALELVRKDKLREVRAGHDGTWAAHPGLIPACMEVFTNHMGNAPHQIQSVKREDAANITEEDLLQRPRGARTLEGLRLNTRVGIQYLAAWLTGTGSVPLYNLMEDAATAEISRVQNWQWLKYGVELDGDGVGVRVSLDLFARVVEEEVARIEXEVGKDKFKKGMYKEAGKMFTRQCTAPVLDDFLTLDAYNHIVVHHPRGSSKL